The following are encoded together in the Bombus affinis isolate iyBomAffi1 chromosome 6, iyBomAffi1.2, whole genome shotgun sequence genome:
- the LOC126917715 gene encoding uncharacterized protein LOC126917715, with translation MDQEKKNEAENLKEEASMTPVSPTLFTPPTLNLMEQILLAKIEKQNFHEDDREIDARLEGKKKNFLLRRTDSMDSQNSASTYNSFLSSDSASSGNLYCKCDDCLLGIVDDYQRSPLVVDRKKVYYRSQLKQLEQKSFD, from the exons ATGGATCAAGAAAAGAAGAACGAAGCCGAGAATTTGAAAGAAGAGGCTTCGATGACGCCGGTATCGCCTACGTTATTTACACCTCCGACTTTGAACTTGATGGAACAGATTCTTCTAGCGAAAATCGAGAAGCAAAATTTTCACGAAGATGATCGTGAGATTGATGCCCGGCTAGAagggaagaagaagaatttcCTTTTAAGAAGGACAGATTCTATGGACAGTCAAAATAGTGCCAGCACCTATAATTCATTTCTATCTAGTGATTCGGCCTCCAGTGGGAATCTTTATTGCAAATGCGACGACTGCTTGTTGGGAATCGTCGATGATTATCAAAGGAGTCCTTTAGTGGTTGATAGGAAAAAG GTATACTATCGAAGTCAGCTCAAACAACTTGAACAGAAGTCATTCGACTAA